The proteins below are encoded in one region of Apium graveolens cultivar Ventura chromosome 4, ASM990537v1, whole genome shotgun sequence:
- the LOC141718942 gene encoding secreted RxLR effector protein 161-like, giving the protein MYAMLCKRPDICFSVGMVSRYQSNPGQEHWSAIKTILKYLRRTKEYMLVYKSSNLLPLGYTDSDFQTDKNKRKSTSGCVFTLGGGAVIWRSVKHKCIVDSIMEAEYVATSEAAKEVIWFRNFLLDLDVVPNLPR; this is encoded by the coding sequence atgtatgctatgttatgtaaGAGACCTGATATCTGTTTTTCCGTGGGCATGGTTAGCCGATACCAGTCAAACCCAGgacaggaacattggagtgcaatAAAAACAATACTCAAGTACTTGCGTagaactaaggagtatatgttagttTACAAATCCTCGAATTTGTTGCCTCTAGGATATACCGATTCAGATTTCCAGACAGATAAGAATAAGAGAAAGTCCACCTCAGGatgtgtttttactttgggaggtggagccgtaatATGGAGGAGTGTGAAACATAAATGCATTGTAGACTCAATCATGGAAGCCGAGTATGTGGCAACCTCTGAGGCAGCCAAAGAGGTTATATGGTTCCGAAACTTCCTGCTGGATTTGGATGTAGTTCCTAATTTGCCACGGTAA